The genomic interval AGAACCTTCAGGGTTTCCTTCTTGCCGTTGCGGCTCAGCGTAACGTCATAATGAAGGGCGTCGTCGTCGCGGGCGATAAAATCGATCTTCGCGTCGCCGGCTAGTGCCGCCAGCGGATAGGCCTCCAGCCGGAAACGATTGGCGGGTGCATTGGCGTGCACCGGGTAATGCACCTCGATGGCATCGACGCCACCAAGATTGATCTCTTCCAGAAAGGTGAAGAGAAGTGGCTTGTAGGCGCTGCGGATGCGGGCACTGACGCCTTTTTTCTTCAGCCTTTCTTCGGCCTCGCGGCGGCTTTTGGCGTCATCGAACGTCCATGCCTCGAAGGACTGGCCGGGCGCGGCATTGGCGAGAAGCACATCCAGAGTACGCTTGAAGGTCTGGTCGAAAATCTGGCTCATCACGATCACCTTGAGGTTCTGCCGGTGGGGTCGAGGCTGTCGCGCAGCCAGTCACCGAGAAGGTTGAGGCCAAGCACGGTCAGAAGGATGGCAAGACCGGGGAAGACGCTGACCCACCATGCCGTCTGCAGATAGGTGCGGCCATCCGCCAGCATGCCGCCCCAGCTCGGAATGGTCGGATCGACACCGAGGCCGAGGAAGGTGAGGCTGCTTTCCAGCAGGATGTTGTTGGCGACGTTGAGCGTCATCAGCACGATGACCGGGCCGATCAGGTTCGGCAGAAGGTGCTGGAGGATGATGCGCCAGTCCTTCACGCCAATGGCGCGGGCGGACAGGATGAATTCCCGTTCGCGCAGCGTCAGCACCGAGCCGCGCACCAGACGGGCATATTGTACCCATTGCGAGACGATCAGGAGGATGATGGTGTTGGTGAGGCTGCCGCCAACAATTGCGATGAAGGTGATCGCCAAGAGAATGAAGGGCATGGCGAGCTGGATATCGGCAAAGCGCATGACCAGCATGTCCCAGAAGCCGCGATAATAACCGGCGACCAGGCCGACGATCACGCCGAAGACCACGGCCCCGATGACCGAGGTGAAACCGACGAGCAGCGAAATCTTGCCGCCGGCCACGACACGGGCCAGTACGTCACGGCCGAGCGGATCGGTGCCGAGCGGATGGGCGGCGCTAGTGAAGGGCTTGGCAAGGCGCGCCATCAGGTCGATCTTTTCGGCACCGCCCGGAAACAGCACGTCGGAAAGAAGAACGGCAAGGCAGATGACGACGGTAAGCAGGGCGCCGAGGATGAATTCGAGATTGTTGAAGCGCGACAGGCGCGAGGTTTTGGCAGCCATCGTCAGTTACTCCGTGCGGATGCGCGGATCGACCAGCCCGTAGGCGATATCGACCAGAAGGTTGATGCCGACGATCATCAGCGACAGCACGGTGATGACGGCCTGAAGCACGGGATAGTCGCGCGCGCCCACCGCATCGAAGGCGAGCGTGCCGAGACCCGGCCAGTTGAAGACGCGCTCGATGACGACGATGCCGCCGAGAAGTCCGCCGAATTGCAGGCCGAAATAGGTAATCAGCGGAATGGCGCAGTTACGCAGCGTATGCTTGTAAAGCACCTTGTTTTCGCTGAGGCCCTTGGCGCGCGCCACCATGACATATTGCGAGCGCAGCGTATCGAGCATCGCCGTGCGCACCAGACGCACATTGGTAGCCGTCAGGATAACGCCCATGGTGACCGATGGCATGATGTAGCTTGCAAAGCCGCCCATGCCGCTTGGCGGCAGCCAGCCGAGCGTGATGGAGAAAAGCAGCACCAGCATGGTGGCCAGCCAGAAATTGGGGAAGGACAGGCCGACGAGCGAGAAGATACGGATCACCTGATCGGCCGTCTTGCCGCGCGAGGTCGCGGCCTTGATGCCGAGCGGAATGGAAAGCGCAATCGACACCGCCATGGAGATGAAGGCGAGAAGCAGCGTGGCGGGCAGGGCATCGGCGATGAGCCGCGATACCGGCGTGCTGCCGGTGAAGCTGCGGCCGAAATCGAGCGTAAC from Agrobacterium tumefaciens carries:
- a CDS encoding ABC transporter permease, producing the protein MAAKTSRLSRFNNLEFILGALLTVVICLAVLLSDVLFPGGAEKIDLMARLAKPFTSAAHPLGTDPLGRDVLARVVAGGKISLLVGFTSVIGAVVFGVIVGLVAGYYRGFWDMLVMRFADIQLAMPFILLAITFIAIVGGSLTNTIILLIVSQWVQYARLVRGSVLTLREREFILSARAIGVKDWRIILQHLLPNLIGPVIVLMTLNVANNILLESSLTFLGLGVDPTIPSWGGMLADGRTYLQTAWWVSVFPGLAILLTVLGLNLLGDWLRDSLDPTGRTSR
- a CDS encoding ABC transporter permease, yielding MAGFLIKRLLQAIFVVIAITLLVSFAIRLTGDPAVTMFQGGGSMTEDDLARIRAALGTDRPFFVQYFSFLKGLVTLDFGRSFTGSTPVSRLIADALPATLLLAFISMAVSIALSIPLGIKAATSRGKTADQVIRIFSLVGLSFPNFWLATMLVLLFSITLGWLPPSGMGGFASYIMPSVTMGVILTATNVRLVRTAMLDTLRSQYVMVARAKGLSENKVLYKHTLRNCAIPLITYFGLQFGGLLGGIVVIERVFNWPGLGTLAFDAVGARDYPVLQAVITVLSLMIVGINLLVDIAYGLVDPRIRTE